A genome region from Tolypothrix sp. PCC 7712 includes the following:
- the psb34 gene encoding photosystem II assembly protein Psb34: MYTTVNEDGVLNNYPTEPQVYCAEYPAIWEQRNYLIQGAIATMFVSAVMWVAFAVS, translated from the coding sequence ATGTACACCACAGTTAATGAAGACGGCGTTCTCAACAACTATCCAACTGAACCCCAGGTATATTGCGCTGAATACCCAGCAATTTGGGAACAACGCAACTACCTGATACAAGGTGCAATTGCAACTATGTTTGTTTCTGCGGTTATGTGGGTTGCTTTTGCAGTTAGCTAA
- a CDS encoding RNA-guided endonuclease InsQ/TnpB family protein, which yields MKTLKFKLYEHKRNRHLKRTINAAGVIYNHCIALHKRYYRMFGKHLNCAKLQAHIAKLRKRNSFWQSVGSQAAQDICQRIEKAYQLFFKHNNKGVRPPGFKKVKKYKSFTLKQAGYKFLGGNRVKIGSRVYQFWKSREIEGTVKTLTIKRTPLGELFMVLVVDEGSSEVEVKTGKIAGFDFGLKTFLTCSDGTKIESPQFFKQSLSAIKKASSRHSKKLKGSSNRERARKNLVRKHEDISNRRRDWFWKLAHELTDRFDILCFETLNLKGMQRLWGRQISDLAFGEFLQILEWVAKKKNKLVVFIDQWYPSSKTCSNCKHILESLDLSVREWRCPSCQSVNGRDENASRNICAVGASTVGLGDVRLATPAIAV from the coding sequence ATGAAAACACTGAAGTTTAAATTGTACGAACACAAAAGGAATAGACACCTCAAGCGCACAATCAACGCTGCTGGAGTGATTTATAACCATTGCATTGCTCTACATAAAAGGTATTACCGGATGTTTGGCAAGCATTTAAACTGTGCAAAACTTCAGGCTCATATCGCCAAATTAAGAAAGCGTAATTCTTTTTGGCAATCAGTAGGTTCTCAAGCAGCACAAGATATTTGTCAACGCATTGAGAAAGCTTACCAATTGTTTTTCAAACACAATAACAAAGGAGTAAGACCACCAGGATTTAAGAAGGTCAAGAAATACAAATCGTTCACCCTTAAGCAGGCAGGTTATAAGTTTTTGGGTGGAAATAGGGTAAAAATTGGTAGTCGAGTTTACCAGTTTTGGAAGTCCAGAGAAATTGAGGGAACAGTCAAAACCCTAACTATTAAACGCACCCCGTTAGGTGAGTTATTTATGGTTTTGGTTGTTGATGAGGGTAGCTCAGAAGTTGAAGTTAAGACGGGTAAAATCGCTGGCTTTGATTTTGGGTTAAAGACATTCCTCACTTGCTCAGACGGCACTAAAATTGAATCGCCCCAATTTTTCAAGCAATCCCTAAGCGCCATTAAAAAAGCAAGTTCGCGGCATTCCAAAAAGCTAAAAGGCTCATCTAACAGAGAACGAGCCAGAAAGAATTTAGTACGCAAGCATGAAGATATTTCCAACCGTCGGCGTGATTGGTTCTGGAAATTAGCTCATGAGCTAACAGATAGGTTCGATATTCTCTGTTTTGAGACTTTAAATCTCAAAGGAATGCAACGTCTTTGGGGCAGGCAAATATCAGACTTAGCGTTTGGTGAGTTTCTGCAAATCCTAGAATGGGTTGCCAAGAAGAAGAATAAACTGGTTGTCTTTATCGACCAGTGGTATCCAAGTAGCAAGACATGCTCTAATTGTAAACATATTCTAGAAAGTCTTGATTTGTCAGTTAGAGAGTGGCGTTGTCCTTCCTGTCAGTCAGTTAATGGAAGAGACGAAAACGCTAGTCGCAATATTTGTGCAGTCGGGGCATCGACTGTTGGCTTAGGTGATGTCAGACTGGCTACGCCAGCAATCGCTGTCTGA
- a CDS encoding FUSC family protein has translation MAKSSRSLSRSNNPAKRSLLKNAIAHGKNWMVSPQAISWLQLAKMAGKMAIAATISLVIAQGLRWEYPFYAVIAAIIVMSSTHGSTLTLGIQRLIGTIIGALSGAVFAVTLGTHPWSLGLCVFITIFATSCGKFNEAAKLAGYVSAIVILSYNHSPWLYAWGRLLETLLGIGVALLVNKFIFPAAAGVQLRECLFQTLVDLEKFYRLVVNCAFTGNYDRADADALKISIIRSFGQGRELWKEVRQGLSNEPPEMRVNPAWEFLIRRIWEHILTMEHTVLARQQDTFWQMLSPQLTPLAQETQNVMLVLATAVKSHQPQLSISEMEVALTNATEQFNHLQTTQQSNYPIDELLRFFTFFYIMEEVGRKLQRMAATLNQE, from the coding sequence ATGGCAAAATCCTCTCGTAGCTTGTCACGCTCAAATAACCCAGCCAAGCGATCGCTCCTCAAAAATGCGATCGCACATGGAAAAAACTGGATGGTTTCTCCCCAGGCGATTTCATGGCTACAGTTGGCGAAGATGGCAGGAAAAATGGCGATCGCAGCGACAATTTCTTTAGTGATTGCTCAAGGTTTGCGCTGGGAATATCCGTTTTATGCAGTGATTGCGGCGATTATTGTCATGTCATCAACTCATGGCAGCACTTTAACATTGGGGATACAGCGTTTAATCGGAACCATTATTGGTGCTTTATCTGGAGCCGTTTTTGCTGTTACATTAGGTACTCATCCCTGGTCATTAGGTTTGTGTGTATTTATCACCATCTTTGCTACTTCTTGTGGAAAATTCAACGAAGCTGCAAAGTTAGCGGGGTATGTATCTGCGATCGTCATCTTAAGTTACAATCATTCACCTTGGTTGTACGCCTGGGGTAGGTTACTCGAAACCTTGTTAGGTATTGGTGTGGCGCTATTGGTGAACAAGTTTATTTTTCCGGCTGCTGCTGGTGTACAGTTGCGAGAATGTTTATTTCAAACCTTGGTAGATTTAGAAAAGTTTTACCGATTAGTAGTTAATTGCGCCTTTACAGGAAACTACGATCGCGCTGATGCAGATGCTTTAAAAATTAGTATTATTCGTTCTTTTGGTCAAGGACGGGAACTTTGGAAAGAAGTTAGACAAGGTTTGAGCAATGAACCGCCAGAGATGCGCGTAAATCCAGCTTGGGAATTTCTCATCCGGCGAATTTGGGAGCATATTCTCACAATGGAACATACTGTACTCGCCAGACAACAGGATACATTTTGGCAAATGCTTTCACCCCAACTGACTCCCTTGGCGCAAGAAACTCAAAATGTCATGCTCGTGCTAGCAACAGCCGTAAAATCTCATCAGCCACAATTATCTATTTCAGAGATGGAAGTTGCACTGACAAATGCTACAGAGCAATTCAATCACTTGCAAACAACACAACAGTCAAATTATCCCATTGATGAGTTATTGCGGTTTTTCACCTTCTTTTACATCATGGAAGAGGTAGGGAGAAAGCTGCAAAGAATGGCAGCCACTCTTAATCAAGAATAA
- a CDS encoding serine/threonine-protein kinase, giving the protein MQTLLNNRYQVIQTLGGGGFGETFLAEDTQMPSKRRCVIKLLKPIQNNPQIYQLVRERFQREAAILEDLGGATDQIPSLYAYFQSEGQFYVVQELIEGQTLTAKLKQQGLLSESSVKEILVNLLPVLEYIHSKRIIHRDIKPDNIILRGRDNKPVLIDFGAVRETMGTVLNSQGNPTSSIVIGTPGYMPSEQAMGRPVFSSDLFSLGMTAIYLLTGKQPQELETDPRTGEIIWSHHALSVSPTFAGVIDKAIAYHPRDRFATAREMLQALQIGANTFPPTVPYVPPTVANTPAATHPYAQPPVANTPAPTQYTIPVSPGVSHQPNTIPANPPPSYQPSNSSNGQRGVFIASLIAGGLIGAAIIIAFALHNNKQPQILGESTPAATESNTIRNQPQETATPTTSDRPSPEAAIQNYYANINQGQFQTSWNLLTPSLQNNRKLHPNGYLSYIDWWGGRVQSVDVTQVSLVQANAETATVDASMQYYLKNGKVTPASVRFSLLWDAQNSRWVVSDAQ; this is encoded by the coding sequence ATGCAAACCCTGCTGAACAATCGCTATCAAGTTATTCAAACTTTAGGAGGCGGTGGATTTGGAGAGACTTTCTTAGCAGAAGATACCCAAATGCCATCCAAGCGTCGTTGTGTAATTAAACTACTCAAACCAATTCAAAACAACCCCCAGATTTATCAACTGGTAAGAGAACGTTTTCAAAGAGAAGCCGCAATTTTAGAAGATTTGGGTGGCGCTACCGACCAAATTCCCTCTTTATATGCTTATTTTCAGTCAGAAGGGCAATTTTATGTCGTACAAGAGTTAATTGAAGGGCAAACTCTCACAGCGAAACTCAAACAGCAGGGATTATTAAGCGAAAGTTCAGTTAAGGAAATATTAGTAAATTTATTACCAGTATTAGAGTATATCCACTCAAAGCGGATCATTCACCGCGATATCAAGCCGGATAATATTATTTTGCGTGGGCGAGACAATAAACCTGTACTGATTGACTTTGGTGCAGTGCGGGAAACAATGGGAACAGTACTAAATTCCCAAGGTAATCCTACCAGTTCAATTGTAATTGGCACACCAGGATATATGCCCAGCGAGCAAGCAATGGGTAGGCCAGTGTTTTCCAGTGATTTATTTAGTTTAGGCATGACAGCAATTTATTTGCTAACCGGGAAACAACCGCAAGAATTAGAAACAGATCCGCGCACAGGGGAAATTATTTGGTCTCATCATGCTTTAAGTGTCAGTCCCACATTTGCAGGAGTGATAGATAAAGCGATCGCCTATCATCCCCGCGATCGCTTCGCCACAGCTAGAGAAATGCTCCAAGCCTTGCAAATTGGGGCAAATACCTTTCCGCCAACTGTCCCTTATGTACCACCAACAGTAGCCAATACACCAGCAGCAACTCACCCTTATGCTCAACCACCAGTAGCCAACACACCAGCACCTACTCAATATACAATCCCTGTTAGTCCAGGGGTTTCTCATCAACCCAATACAATTCCTGCTAATCCACCGCCATCTTATCAACCTAGCAATTCCAGCAATGGACAAAGAGGAGTTTTTATTGCCAGTTTAATCGCCGGTGGTTTGATTGGCGCTGCCATAATTATTGCTTTTGCGCTTCACAACAACAAACAACCCCAAATTCTAGGCGAATCAACACCCGCAGCCACGGAATCTAACACAATCCGCAATCAGCCTCAGGAAACTGCAACACCAACAACAAGCGATCGCCCATCACCAGAAGCCGCAATCCAAAATTATTACGCCAATATTAATCAAGGACAATTTCAAACTTCTTGGAATCTGCTAACCCCCAGCTTACAAAATAATCGCAAACTCCACCCTAATGGTTATCTTTCCTATATAGATTGGTGGGGAGGTAGAGTGCAAAGCGTCGATGTCACACAAGTGAGTTTAGTACAAGCGAACGCAGAAACAGCCACCGTTGATGCAAGTATGCAATACTACCTCAAAAACGGCAAAGTAACCCCAGCTTCTGTGCGCTTTTCTCTATTATGGGATGCTCAAAATAGCAGATGGGTTGTTAGTGATGCCCAGTAA
- a CDS encoding YtxH domain-containing protein: MSNKRSGVFFGGLMLGATIGALTGLLVAPRTGRETRKLLKKSADALPELAEDLSTSVQIQADRLSANALRNWDETLDRLREAIAAGLDASNRESQLSKRQNAVENSRADSEPEEDSDSLAQQLERS; the protein is encoded by the coding sequence ATGTCTAACAAGCGTTCTGGAGTATTTTTTGGCGGTTTGATGCTAGGGGCAACTATCGGGGCCTTGACAGGTTTGCTCGTCGCTCCACGCACAGGGCGCGAAACGCGTAAACTATTAAAAAAATCTGCCGATGCTTTACCAGAATTGGCAGAAGATTTATCAACCAGCGTGCAGATCCAAGCAGATCGTCTCTCTGCCAATGCACTACGTAATTGGGATGAAACTTTAGACCGACTACGGGAAGCGATCGCCGCAGGTCTTGATGCTAGTAACAGAGAAAGTCAACTCTCAAAGCGGCAAAACGCCGTCGAAAACAGCAGGGCTGATTCTGAACCCGAGGAAGACTCAGATTCTCTTGCCCAGCAACTAGAACGTTCATAG
- a CDS encoding ribbon-helix-helix protein, CopG family, whose protein sequence is MKKLTVRCSNEEYETLLKYCEETDRTQNDVLREMIRKLKKSRARSTGL, encoded by the coding sequence ATGAAGAAATTAACAGTTCGATGCTCTAATGAAGAGTATGAAACGCTTTTGAAATACTGCGAAGAAACAGATCGCACTCAAAATGACGTACTTAGAGAGATGATCCGGAAGTTGAAGAAAAGCCGTGCTAGAAGCACGGGGCTTTAG
- a CDS encoding serine/threonine-protein kinase, with protein MTITLLNNRYQVIQVLGAGGFGETFLAEDTHMPSRRRCVIKQLKPISNDPQTYQIIQQRFEREAATLESLGKNSDQIPELYAYFSEKGQFYLVQEWIHGQTLRDIVTANAHVSETAVREILFSLLPVLEYIHSKGIIHRDIKPDNIIVRSPDNKPVLIDFGAVKETIRSVVTSPGIHANSMVIGTPGYMSSEQALGRPVYATDIYGLGLTAIYLLTGKQPQELETNQQTGEILWRDDAPNVSPSLAAVLEQSVKPNASDRYTTASKMLYALQSASYIAPATVTRRPTTANASIGKTQPLYAPQPQTIAPSNWQKPAAIVGSLVVGGLIGGLIISKITRQPEVETPIVQNSTPSPEPSASITPLTETPTPTPTSLSASPSPVEVVPAPIPPLNPRVESNPPDTTTSIPEQEPVNSDTPAPVATTAPESKAENPPPVVATPEARSTPKNNDEPRKSASSNVSQSIPAFPTGTSRSSVEATLGKPKKDLRGVWRNTRAVTYNVVPDQIDLGYLFDRKTGALRQTEAAFAQSVDPQVMQNTLNGMLGGQATAEIKQGLQQIQSRQSDSFQFTQGGVKGQIVRQDCDFIYISIWDADLHDFVSPASAKRCS; from the coding sequence ATGACAATAACCCTTCTCAACAATCGGTATCAAGTTATCCAGGTACTCGGTGCGGGTGGTTTTGGCGAAACCTTTCTGGCAGAGGATACTCATATGCCTTCTCGCCGTCGCTGTGTAATTAAACAGCTAAAGCCCATCAGTAACGATCCGCAAACTTACCAAATCATTCAACAGCGGTTTGAGCGAGAAGCCGCAACTTTAGAGTCCCTGGGTAAAAATAGTGACCAAATTCCGGAACTTTATGCCTATTTTTCGGAAAAGGGGCAATTTTACCTGGTTCAGGAATGGATTCATGGTCAAACCTTGAGAGATATTGTTACAGCTAATGCTCACGTTAGCGAAACGGCTGTGAGGGAAATTCTGTTTAGTCTTTTACCAGTCTTAGAATATATCCACAGCAAAGGTATTATTCATCGGGATATCAAGCCAGATAACATTATTGTTCGTTCTCCTGATAACAAGCCAGTTTTGATTGATTTTGGCGCGGTTAAAGAAACTATCCGTTCTGTGGTGACTTCCCCAGGAATTCATGCAAATTCAATGGTAATTGGTACGCCAGGATATATGTCTAGCGAACAGGCTTTAGGAAGACCAGTGTATGCTACTGACATTTATGGTTTAGGCTTAACGGCAATTTATTTATTAACTGGTAAACAACCCCAAGAACTAGAAACCAATCAACAAACAGGGGAAATCCTCTGGCGAGATGATGCGCCTAATGTGTCGCCTAGTTTAGCTGCAGTATTGGAGCAGTCAGTTAAACCCAATGCTAGCGATCGCTACACCACTGCTAGTAAAATGCTTTATGCTTTGCAGTCTGCTAGCTATATTGCACCAGCCACAGTCACTAGACGGCCTACTACAGCTAACGCATCTATTGGGAAAACTCAGCCATTATACGCACCGCAACCACAAACTATTGCTCCCAGTAATTGGCAAAAACCTGCTGCAATTGTCGGGAGTTTAGTAGTGGGTGGGTTGATTGGTGGATTAATAATTTCTAAGATTACCCGTCAACCAGAAGTGGAAACGCCCATTGTGCAAAATTCCACTCCTTCGCCAGAACCCTCTGCTAGCATTACCCCACTGACTGAAACCCCCACGCCTACACCAACTTCACTCAGTGCATCACCATCACCTGTGGAAGTTGTTCCTGCACCGATTCCCCCTCTCAACCCCAGAGTCGAATCTAATCCCCCAGACACCACAACATCAATCCCAGAGCAAGAGCCTGTAAATTCTGATACTCCTGCACCAGTCGCTACAACTGCACCAGAGTCAAAAGCAGAAAATCCGCCGCCCGTAGTTGCTACACCAGAGGCGCGTTCCACACCAAAGAACAACGATGAGCCTCGTAAATCGGCTAGTAGCAATGTTAGTCAAAGTATTCCGGCATTTCCCACAGGTACTTCTAGAAGCAGCGTAGAAGCTACTCTTGGTAAACCCAAAAAAGATTTAAGAGGAGTGTGGCGCAATACTCGCGCTGTCACCTATAACGTAGTCCCAGACCAAATTGACTTAGGCTACTTATTCGACCGCAAAACCGGAGCGCTGCGCCAAACTGAAGCAGCTTTTGCCCAATCCGTAGACCCCCAAGTCATGCAGAATACTTTAAATGGAATGCTAGGTGGTCAAGCTACAGCAGAAATTAAACAGGGATTACAACAAATACAAAGCCGTCAGTCTGATAGTTTTCAATTTACCCAAGGTGGAGTCAAGGGTCAGATTGTACGGCAAGACTGTGATTTTATTTACATCAGTATTTGGGACGCAGATTTACATGATTTTGTAAGCCCTGCTTCTGCGAAACGGTGTAGCTAG
- the psbA gene encoding photosystem II q(b) protein, giving the protein MTATLQQRSSANVWDRFCELITSTNNRLYIGWFGVLMIPTLLAATACFVIAFIAAPPVDIDGIREPVAGSLIYGNNIVSGAVVPSSNAIGLHFYPIWEAASLDEWLYNGGPYQLVIFHFLIGVFCYLGREWELSYRLGMRPWICLAFSAPVAAATAVFLIYPIGQGSFSDGMPLGISGTFNFMIVFQAEHNILMHPFHMLGVAGVFGGSLFSAMHGSLVTSSLVRETTENESQNYGYKFGQEEETYNIVAAHGYFGRLIFQYASFNNSRSLHFFLAAWPVVGIWFTALGVSTMAFNLNGFNFNQSVIDSQGRVVNTWADIINRANLGMEVMHERNAHNFPLDLAAGEQAPVALTAPAING; this is encoded by the coding sequence ATGACAGCAACCTTACAACAGCGCTCTAGCGCTAACGTATGGGATCGCTTCTGCGAATTGATTACCAGCACCAATAACCGTTTATACATCGGTTGGTTCGGTGTCCTCATGATCCCAACCCTACTAGCTGCAACCGCTTGCTTCGTAATCGCATTCATCGCAGCGCCTCCAGTAGACATCGATGGTATCCGTGAACCTGTTGCAGGTTCCTTAATCTACGGAAACAACATCGTCTCTGGTGCAGTTGTTCCTTCTTCCAACGCTATTGGTTTGCACTTCTACCCCATCTGGGAAGCAGCTTCCTTAGATGAGTGGTTGTACAACGGCGGCCCTTACCAATTGGTAATTTTCCACTTCTTAATCGGTGTATTCTGCTACCTCGGTCGTGAGTGGGAATTGTCTTACCGCTTGGGTATGCGTCCTTGGATATGCCTAGCATTCTCTGCACCAGTAGCAGCAGCAACAGCAGTATTCTTGATCTACCCCATTGGTCAAGGTTCCTTCTCTGATGGTATGCCTTTGGGTATCTCTGGTACCTTCAACTTCATGATCGTGTTCCAAGCAGAACACAACATCCTCATGCACCCCTTCCACATGTTAGGTGTGGCTGGTGTATTCGGCGGTAGCTTGTTCTCTGCAATGCACGGTTCTCTAGTAACCTCTTCCTTGGTTCGTGAAACCACCGAGAACGAATCTCAAAACTACGGTTACAAGTTCGGTCAAGAGGAAGAAACCTACAACATCGTAGCTGCACACGGTTACTTTGGTCGCTTAATCTTCCAATACGCATCCTTCAACAACAGCCGTTCTTTACACTTCTTCTTGGCTGCATGGCCAGTAGTCGGTATCTGGTTCACCGCATTGGGCGTAAGCACAATGGCGTTCAACTTGAACGGTTTCAACTTCAACCAATCAGTGATTGACTCTCAAGGTCGTGTAGTTAACACCTGGGCTGATATCATCAACCGCGCTAACTTGGGTATGGAAGTAATGCACGAGCGTAACGCTCACAACTTCCCCTTAGACTTGGCTGCTGGCGAGCAAGCACCTGTTGCACTAACTGCTCCTGCTATCAACGGCTAA